One genomic window of Providencia hangzhouensis includes the following:
- the flgK gene encoding flagellar hook-associated protein FlgK, whose translation MLNNVMNNALSGVNAAQGGLSVISNNLANAGVGYYHRQSAVFGENPGTMTPNGYFGNGTYFSHVRREFDEFINAQYSQSRARSGDYEAYVKNCNKVDDLLTNDIEDISSNIGSFFTALDAASSDASDKTLIDVFLGNSNALLGQFKEADRRLQEMERDINHQIENKVKDINIYAEKIAGLNQQISRIRSVSGSEPNDLLDVRDRLVNEVNSLVGVKVIEQNGNYNVTFANGLPLVTGEKANRLEAVPSSKDDSRFSIGFVGANGQAREIPDESFRGGELSGILRSRQEVMDPAYQKLNKLALVFATKFNEVHSKGYDANGNTGKDFFEIGKGSVVSNTHNSGKADFDLSYSDVSKVTGNNYEMRFDGNEWNVTRLPEGINVPVDSNTAGTLKFDGLEIKISNSTGMSKGDSFLVKPVSGVINGMQTLVSNASDFAAAGSKDSGPGDNENIKQLVKLQDEKLIDGSSTFSDFYATLVNDVGSKTKQAQIDSETQNKMTESFYEQEQAISGVNMNEESIQMQKIQQFFNANAQVLKTVDDLFNALMRAF comes from the coding sequence ATGCTGAACAATGTAATGAATAATGCGCTCAGTGGTGTGAACGCTGCACAAGGCGGGTTAAGTGTTATTTCTAACAACTTAGCTAACGCAGGTGTGGGTTACTATCATCGCCAAAGTGCTGTTTTCGGGGAGAATCCCGGTACGATGACACCTAATGGCTATTTTGGTAACGGCACTTATTTCAGCCATGTTCGCCGTGAGTTTGATGAATTTATCAATGCGCAGTACAGCCAATCCCGCGCACGTAGCGGTGACTATGAGGCATACGTTAAGAACTGCAATAAAGTTGATGATTTGCTTACTAATGATATTGAAGATATTTCAAGTAATATCGGTAGCTTCTTCACCGCGTTAGACGCTGCCTCCAGCGATGCAAGTGACAAAACCTTGATTGACGTTTTCTTAGGAAACTCAAATGCATTATTAGGCCAGTTTAAAGAAGCGGATCGTCGTTTGCAGGAAATGGAACGGGATATTAATCACCAGATAGAAAATAAAGTGAAAGATATCAATATTTACGCTGAAAAAATTGCGGGTTTAAACCAACAAATTTCTCGGATCCGTTCTGTGAGTGGTTCTGAGCCTAACGACTTATTAGATGTGCGTGACCGTTTGGTCAATGAAGTTAACTCATTGGTTGGTGTGAAGGTTATTGAGCAAAACGGAAACTATAACGTGACGTTTGCCAATGGCTTACCGTTAGTCACGGGTGAAAAAGCGAATCGCTTAGAAGCCGTCCCTTCTTCTAAAGATGATAGCCGTTTTAGCATTGGCTTTGTGGGCGCGAATGGCCAAGCACGGGAAATTCCTGATGAGTCATTCCGTGGTGGGGAACTCAGCGGTATCTTGCGTTCTCGTCAAGAAGTTATGGACCCGGCTTATCAAAAACTCAATAAATTAGCATTGGTTTTTGCGACCAAATTCAATGAAGTGCACAGCAAGGGGTACGATGCCAACGGCAACACCGGTAAAGACTTCTTTGAAATTGGTAAAGGCTCTGTTGTTAGCAACACTCATAATAGTGGTAAAGCAGACTTTGATCTCAGTTATAGCGATGTGTCTAAAGTCACAGGTAATAACTACGAAATGCGCTTTGACGGCAATGAATGGAATGTCACACGTTTGCCAGAAGGTATTAATGTTCCTGTGGATTCAAATACGGCAGGTACACTGAAGTTTGATGGTTTAGAGATCAAAATCAGCAACAGTACTGGTATGTCAAAAGGTGACTCATTCTTGGTAAAACCAGTAAGTGGTGTAATCAACGGTATGCAGACCTTGGTCAGCAATGCATCCGATTTTGCGGCGGCTGGAAGTAAAGACAGTGGCCCAGGTGATAATGAAAACATTAAACAACTGGTTAAACTGCAAGACGAAAAATTGATTGATGGTAGTTCTACGTTCTCTGATTTCTATGCGACGTTAGTTAATGATGTGGGCAGTAAAACTAAACAAGCGCAAATTGATTCTGAAACACAGAACAAAATGACCGAGAGCTTCTATGAGCAAGAGCAAGCTATCTCGGGCGTGAATATGAATGAAGAAAGTATTCAGATGCAGAAAATCCAACAGTTTTTCAATGCCAATGCGCAAGTATTAAAAACGGTGGATGATTTATTTAACGCATTAATGCGTGCATTCTAA